The Desulfofundulus salinus genome includes the window TCCCGCAACCGCAGCCCCCTCATCCGTATTCCGGCCAAACGGGGCCAGTCAACCCGCATCGAGCTGCGCAGCCCGGACCCGTCCTGCAACCCGTACCTGGCCCTGGCAGTGTGCCTGGCGGCGGGGCTGGACGGCATTAAAAACCGCATTTTGCCTCCGCCGCCCTGTGATTGCAACATTTATGAAATGAGTGCCAGGGAACGGGAGGAGCGGGGCATCGGCTGCCTGCCCGAGAGTTTGAAGGAAGCCCTGGATGAGCTGGAGCGGGACGAGGTGATCAAGGAAGCTCTCGGCCCCCACGTGTTCAGCCGTTTTATGGAGGCCAAGCGCATTGAATGGGACCGTTACCGCGTGCAGGTACATCCCTGGGAGATTGAAGAGTACCTGACCAAGTATTAAGCTTGCTCGCTCCAGGCCGGAGCACCGGACGACGAGGAACGCCCGCTACCCGAAGTGTGCGACATAATAAAACAAACGAAACCGGCACAACGGTGTGCCGGGGCAACGAGGGCAACGAGGCCCACGTGCAGGTCACCTTTCGAGGAGGAAAATATCCATTTCCATCCCACAGGCCTGCCGTGGGCTTTTTTTTACTCTTTTTAACCACCTTAGTCTATAGTCTATCGGGGAAGGAGCGACGGAAATGCCTCGAGTTGTGGTCAAGCCGGAAGTCTGTATTGGTTGCCACCTGTGTGAGGTCTGGTGCGTGGTGGCACATTCACGCAGTAAAAACATTCTCAAAGCATTTCTCCATGAAACACCACGGCCGGTACCCCGGGTGGTGGTGGAAGAAAACCTACCCTTTACCCTCCCCGTGCATTGCCGGCACTGTATCGAACCGTCCTGCGTGGAGGCATGCATCAGTGGGGCACTGTACAGGGACCCCCTCACAGGCCGGGTGGAACACGACGCCGACCGCTGTGTGGGCTGCTACAGCTGCGTTATGGCCTGTCCCTACGGGGCAGTGGTCATTGAT containing:
- a CDS encoding 4Fe-4S dicluster domain-containing protein, coding for MPRVVVKPEVCIGCHLCEVWCVVAHSRSKNILKAFLHETPRPVPRVVVEENLPFTLPVHCRHCIEPSCVEACISGALYRDPLTGRVEHDADRCVGCYSCVMACPYGAVVIDEVNRKIARCDLCKEMGEPACVKQCPNRALVYQDSFTS